Below is a window of Streptomyces genisteinicus DNA.
CGCGGAGGTGATCCTGGCCGACCTGGCGGCCGCGGAGTCGGACCTTCAGGCGCTCAAGGGAGGGCGCCACGGGCTGATCCGGGTGGCCGCGTTCGCCTCCGCCGCGCGGACGCTGTTTCCCGAGGTCTACCGGCTGCTCGCCGAGCAGACGGACCAGCAGGCCCGCACGCTCACCGTGCACCTGGTCGAGCAGGAGCCCGACCCCGCCATGGAGGCCTTGAAGAGACGTCAGGTCGACGTGGTCCTGGCGCACAGCTACTCCGTGCTGCCGCGCAACTTCCCCGACAACAGCCGGCAGGAGGTGCTTCTGGAGGATCCGGTCCTGCTCTGCCTGCCGGCCGCTCAGGCGCGGCGCATGGAACTCGAGCCGGGGCAGCCGGCGGACCTGACCCGGCTGGCGGGCGAGGCGTGGCTGACACCGGGACCGGAGAGCTCCTGCTACCAGATGATCCAGCGGACCTGCGGGGTCGCGGGCTTCGTCCCCGAGATCCGCGTCCGCAGCAGCGACTTCTCGGTGCTGCTGTCGCTCGTGGCGGCCGGGGCGGGCGTCGCGCTCGTCCCCCGGCTGGCGATCGGCGAACAGCAGGGCATCAGCGTGCACCCGCTCACCGCCCCGGTCACCCGTACGGTCTTCACGGTCATCCGCACCGGCACCGCCCGCAGACCGGACGTGCACACGCTGAGCGCCCTGCTGAGGCAGGCGGCCGCCACCGCCTCGACGAGGTGACCGCCCGGCGGGGGCGGCCGGCCCCGGACGGCGGCACCTCCGGCACGCGACGCCCCCTCGCCGTTCCGCGCCCGCACCCCTCGGGGTGCGGGCGCGGACGCCCCGGGCGGGGAGCCCGGTCCGTGTCGGCCGGGCGTGCGCGGGGGCGGCGGCTCAGGGCGTGCGGATCGACGCCCCCGGACCGAGGGGGAGGTCCAGGCCGTAGAAGACGCCGAGCACCGCCAGCCAGGCCACCAGGAAGGGCACGACGAACACCGCCAGCCGGGAGAGCAGCGAACCCAGTTGCGCCCCGGGTTCGTACCTCCGCAGAACCGTCAGGAGGAGGAACACGTACGGGTTGAGCGGGGTGATCATCTGGGTGGCCGAGTCGCCGATGCGGAACGCGGCCTGGGTGACCGCCGGTTCCATGCCGAGCAGCATGAACGCGGGGACGAACACGGGCGCGACCAGCGACCACAGCGCCGAGCCCGAGGTGATGAACAGGTTGAGCAGGCACACCAGCAGCACGAAGGCGAGCAGACCCAGGTATCCGGTCAGGCCGACCGACTCCAGCAGGGCCGCGCCCTCGACCGCGAGCAGCGTCCCGAGGTTGGTCCAGTCGAAGACGCCGATCACCTGGGCGATCACGAGGATCAGCACGATGTACGCGGACATCCCGGTGATCGCCTCGGCCATCATCCGGGGCACGTCCTCGAAACGGACGACTGTCTTCACGGTACGGCCGTACACGGCACCGGCCAGTAGGAACGCCACGAACAGCAGCGGTACGACGCCGCTCAGCACCGGCGAGGGCACCAGTGCGCCGCCCTCGCCGCGCAGCGGGGAGCCGGGCAGCAGCCAGCAGGTGACGACGACCGCGGCGTAGGCGAGGACCGCGAGACCCGCGCGGCGCATCCCGGTGCGCTGGAGCGGGGTGACCTCGGTGGTCACCACCGGTCCGCCGTCGTCCTCCGGAGTGGTGGGAGTGGCCGGAGTGGCCGGAGTGGCCGGCGCCTCCTCGGGCTGCGGGAGGCGGGGCTCCAGGACGCGCGAGATGAGGAAGCCGCCGATGGCGGCGAGCACGACACTGGCCGCGGCCGTGTAGAAGTAGTTGATCAGGATGTGCGTGGGGGCGTCGGCACCCTGCGGCAGCACCTGGGCGGCCTGGTGCGTGATGCCGGTGTAGAGCGCGTCCAGGGCGCCGATGGTGAACCCCGCCGCGTACCCGGCGCACACGCACGCGAAGCCGCCGATGAGGCCGGCGACCGGATTGCGCCCCGCGTTCTTGAACACCAGGGCGGCCAGCGGCGGGATCACCAGGATCGCCACGTCGCTCATCAGGTGCGCCTGCGCGGAGACGAACGCGACCAGGTACGGCAGGAGCGCGCGGGGAGCCCGTGCGATGGAGGCCCGTACGACGGTCTCCAGCAGCCCGCTCCGCTCGGCGACGCCGACGGCCGCCATCATCAGCAGGACGGTGCCCAGCGACGGGAAGCCCGTGAAGTTGGGGATGAAGTTCTCCAGGAGCCACACCACTCCGTCCCCGGTGAACACCCCCTTCACCGCGACCGTCTCGTCCTCGCCGGGGATGCGCACCGTCGCCCCGGTCGCGGCGAGGGCGGTGGACACCGCGCCCACGACGACGAACAGCCCCAGGAAGAGCAGCACCGGATGCGGCAGCCGGTTGCCGACCCGCTCGATCCCGGACATGGCCTTGTCGACGAAGCCGTGCCGCGTGCCGGCCGGCGCCTGGACGCTCATGCGCCCAGTCCGTTCTTGCGGATCTCGCCCGCCTGCGCGACGAGGACGACGTTGGCGGGGTCGGCGAGCAGCGCGATGTCGGCGAGCGGGTCGCCCTCGCACAGCACCAGGTCGGCGCGCTTGCCCGGTTCGAGGGTGCCGGTCTCGCCGTCCAGACCGAGGAGTTCGGCGGCGGTGCGGGTGCCCGCGGTGATCGCCTGGAGCGGGGTCATGCCGAGGGCGACGAGGTGCGTCAGCTCGCGCAGGTTCCGCCCGTGCGGCACCATCGCAGCGTCGGTGCCCATGGCGATCCGCACGCCCTCCGCGATCGCCGCCGAGATGTTCTCCTTGGTGATCGACGACCAGCGCACCTTCTTCTCGTAGTGGTGCGGCTCCATCGTGGCCTTGTCGATGCCGTCGAACACGGTCGAGAGGGTCGGTACGACGAAGGTGCCCCGCTCGCCTGCCAGTTCGCGCGCCCGGGCGGTCATTCCGTAGCCGTGCTCGACGCTGGTGACGCCGCCGCGGATGGCGTTGAGGATGCCCGCGGTGCCCTGGGCGTGGGCGGCGACGGGACGGCCCCCGTGACGGGCCACCTCCTCGACGACCGTGCGGATCTCCTCCTCCGTGAGGCCCTCGTCGTCGGGCTGGTCGTAGGGGCTGCTCATGCCGCCGGTGGCGCAGACCTTGATGACGTCGGCGCCCGAGCGCAGCAGCCTCCGCACCGCGAGCCGCACCTCGTCCGGGGTGTCGGCGATCTCCCCCATGCCGGAGCTGGGGTCGAAGCCGCACTCGGAGGTGAAGTCGGCGTGGCCGCCGGTGTGGCTGAGGATGCGGACGGCCGTGTGGATCCGGGGGCCCTCGGTGAGGCCCCGTTCGACGGCCGTGCGGTATCCGGCGGGAAGCCCGCCCAGGTCACGGACGGTGGTCACACCGGCGTGCAGCGTGGCGCGCAGCCGCTCGGCGGTGCGGAAGACCTCGACCGTGGAGTCCTGCTCGAAACGCCGGACCATCTGCCGCGCGGACTCCACGCCCAGATGCACATGCGTGTCGATGAAACCCGGCAGCAGGGTGCGCCCGCCGGCGTCCACGGTGCGGGCCGCCGGGCCGGCGGGCGCCCGGTCGCCGGGACCCGCGTGGACGACGAGGCCGTCGCCGCCGACGACGAGCGTGGCGTCCTCGACGGGGGCGGCGCCGGTGCCGTCGACCAGGCGGGCGCCGGTGATGACCAGGGAGAAAGGCTGTTCGTGACTCATGGGCGAACACCGTCGCGATCCGCGATGACGGATGCGTAAAATCGCAGGAAACCGTCGTCGAAACGCCTCTGGCGCAGGATTCCGGTCACCTGGCCCATGCAGCATTCGGAAACCTCCGGGGAGGCTCACGCCGGCCCCGACGAACTCGACCTGGCGCTCGTGCACGCGCTCCAGATCAACCCCCGCGCACCCTGGTCCCTGGTGGGCAAGGCCCTCGGGGTCGACCCCGTGACCGCCGCCCGCCGCTGGGACCGGCTCTCGCGCACGGGCGCCGCGTGGGTCGACGGCTACCTGGCCCTCGACCGCGACGAGGGCTCCGTCTACGCGCAAGTCGAGATCGACACCGGCGGGCACCTGCCGGAGGACGTCCTCACCGCGCTGGCCGCGGACCGGCGGATGCTGAGCCTGAAGCAGACGTCGGGCGGCCGCGACCTGCTCGCCATCGTCGGCGCCTCCTCGTTCGACGACCTCGCCCGGTACACCGGCGAGCGCGTCTCCCGGCTCCCCGGCGTCCGCGGCACCCGCATCCACGTCATCACCGCCGTCCCCGTCGAGGGCGCCCAGTGGCGGCTGCGGAGCCTCACCCCCGGCCAGCGCGCTCTGCTGCGGCCCGACCACGGCGACGCCGGCACGGCCCCGGACGAGCCCATCCGCCCGCTGGACCGCCGGATCGCCCAGGCGCTCGGCACGGACGGCCGGATGCCGCTGACGGAGCTGGCGCGGGCCACCGGGGTGAGCACCCCCACCGTGCGGCGCAGGCTCCGGGCACTGCTCTCGGGCGGACGGCTCTCCCTGCGCTGCACCCTGGCCCGCCCGCTCACCGAGTTCCCGGTCTCCGCCGTGTACTTCGGGGCCGTACCGGCCGAGAACCTGGACGCCGCCGTGCAGGCGCTGCGCACCCTGCCGGGGCTGCGCATGTGCAGCATCACCGCGGGCACCCACAACCTGATCCTGGACATCTGGGTCCGCTCGCTGACCGAGGTCCACACCACGGAGGCCCTCCTCAACAGCCGTCTCGCGCAGCTCGGCCTGCGGATCACCGAACGGGCGGTGGTGCTGCGCACCCTCAAGCACGCGGGCCGGCTCCTGGACCGGCGTGGCCACAGCGTCGGCGCGGTCCCGCTGAACTCGGCCGGTCCACAGACGACGTGACGCGAGGCGGGAACCGGCTGCCCTCTTCGTGGGCCCCGGAGCCGTGGGAGCGGGGCATGCCGCTACGCGGGCGTCGTGAGCGAGGCGGTCCGGCGGCCGAGGGCGCGCATCGCCACGGCGCCGGCGAGCGGGCCGGGAGCGAGCAGCAGGAAGGCGTGACGCCAGCCCGCGGCGTCGGCCAGCAGGGGAGTCAGCTGGATGGTGACGACGGTGAGGGCGAAGCCGATCGCGGTCTGGGCGGTGAGGGCGGTGCCGATGTACCGCTGGTCGGCGACCTCGCTGAGCGCCGTCGAGAAGACGCCGGAGTCCGCGATCACGGCCGCGCCCCACACCGTGCAGAAGGCCAGCAGGAGCGTGGGCGGGGCGTGGAACAGCAGAGGGGAGAGCAGGCAGCACGCACCGCTGACCAGGAGTGCCGCGAGGGCTGCGGGCGGACGGCCGTACCGGTCGGCGCAGCGGCCGCCGAGCAGGCAGCCGATCACGCCGCCGATTCCCATGGTGAGGAACACGGCGGTCCCGACCGGGACGGGCAGTTCGTCGGCGCGCCCGGTGGCCAGGAGGAAGGCGGGGATCCAGGTCCACAGGGCGTACAGCTCCCACATGTGCCCGAAGTAGCCGAGGTTGGCGAGGCGCGGCCCGCGTTCGGTGAACATGGTGAGCGCATAGCGCGGGTTGCGGACGGGCGCGGCCGGTGCCGCGTGCGGGCCGGGCCGGACGAGGAGCAGGGCGATCACCGCAGCGAGGAAGCCCGCGCCCGCCGCCGTGAGGAGGACACCGCGCCAGGGCAGGGAGCCCAGCCCGGCGATGAGGTGGGGGAGGGTGGAGCCGAGGGTCAGCGCGGCGATGAGGACGCCCATGGTCAGGCCCCGCCCGGCACGCCCCGCCCAGGAGGCCATGAGCTTCATGCCCACGGGATAGACCGCGGCCAGGAAGACCCCGGTCAGCAGGCGCAGCGGGACGGCCAGGGAGACCCGGTCGACGGACACGGCCAGCAGCACGGTGCAGGCGGCGGCCCCCGAGGCGCCGGCGGCGAGCAGACGCGGTGCGGGGACCCGGTCCGCCAGGTTCAGGGCGGTCGAGGCGAGTGCTCCGGCGACGAAACCGAACTGCACGGAGGCGGTCAGCCACACGGCCCCGCCGTCCGTCAGCCCCCACTCGTCGCGCAGGCCGGGGACCACGGCCGACATGGAGAACCACACGGCCAGGCCGAGCACCTGCACGGCCGCGATCGCGCTCCGCTGCAGTCCGACGTTCACCAGGGGTCCCCCTGCTCCGAGATGTCCGGTGGGCACGCACACGGTAGGCGACGGCCGGTCCCGGCCGGGAAGGCGGGGACCGGCCGTCGCTCTCGCCGCCCGGACGTTCCGTCGTCACCCTCGTCGTCGTCGTCGCCGCCGTTGCCGTCGCCGTCACCGTCTCCTCGCGCGCCGCGCCGCGCCGCGCCCCGCCCCTGCGCCGCCGTGCCGGGTCCGGCGCGGCGATCCGCCACCACGGCGACGACGGTCCCGCGGGACCTGGTCGCGGCCCCGGCGCCCGCGCCGTTAGCTTGTCGGCATGACGGAGCTTGCCGTGACCGGCCGGGCGGACGGTCCGATCACCCTGGACGCCGCGGACGCGCTGTGGGCCGCGCTGACCGCCGGCGGTGACGTCCCGACCGTTTCCGGGGCGGTCACCCGGCCGCCCGCGTCCGCCCGGACCGGGTACGTCCTGCTCGGGAGCCGGGTGGTGACGACGGTCGCGGTGGGCGGCGGGCGGTGGGGCGTCCCGGAGCGGGAGGTGCGGCTGGCGGCCGCTGAACTGAACGCGGTGGGGATGGACCGGCGGGACCTGGTCCGTGTCGGTCCGTTCCGTGAGGCGCCGGAGCCGGAGCGCGACGGTGGGACGGCGCTGCGCTGGCGGCGGCGCGTCGCGGAGGAGCTGCGTGAGCGGGGCGGGCCCCGGCACGGGGCCGAGCGGCCCTGCCATCTGGCGGGGGTCGACTGGCGGCAGGTGCTCGTGGAGCGCACCCGTGACGGGGCCCGGACGTGGTGGCTGCCACGCACGGTCGTGAGGCTGCTCGACGCGGCCGAGCACGCCGAGACGGGGTGGCTGCGAGCCGCGCGGCCCGGCGGGGCGGGAGCAGCCGCTGCCGGGCAGCCCTCCGCCGCCCGGAGCACCGCCCGTAGCACCGCACAGATCCCCGCACCGGCCCCCGCCCCGTCCCCCGGAGAGGCCGGGGACCGGCGGGCGGCCCCCGAGGCGCCCACCGCCCCACCGCGCCCCTACGGCAGGGAGTTCGAGGGCCGGCCGTACTCGGTGCTCAGCAGGAAGCCCGGCATCTCCCGGCAGGTCGCCGAGTGGCTGTGCGCCGTCTGCCGGGAGGCGCCCGCCACCGTCCTCGACCACTGCCACGAGCACGGCTACGTCCGCGCCCCCGTCTGCCAGTCCTGCAACACCCGGGAGCGCCCCGACCATCTGTACGCCGACGACGTCCGCGTGGCGAACCGCTACACGCGCCTCTTCGGGACCGGCGCCGGCGACTGGCTCCGCCACTGGCACCGCTGCACCGGCTGCCGCGCACGCACCGTGCTGCCGTTGCCGCACCTCGCCGCGTGGACCGCGTTCATAGCCTGCCGGTCACTGCGCCCGACCCACCGGGCCGCGCGCGGACGCGAGCCCTGCGGAGACCTGCGGGTGTCCTGGACGGGCAGTCAGAACACGCCCCGCACCTGCCTGTTCACCGTCGCCGTCGACTTCTGCCCCGCCGGGGAACACCGTGTGCTGGCGCGGGTGCCGTACCGCGAGGCCGCCGAGCGGTTCCGCGGCTGGCTGGCCGAGACCGCCCCGGCCGTCGCCGCCGCGGCAGGCCCCGACCGGGTGGACGGCCTCCCCGAACGGCCCCGGCCGGTCGTCGCGGACCCCGGCGGCGAGGGCCTGGGACTGTTCTGAGCCGGAGACCTCCCGCGTACGGGCAGGGCCCGGACCGCTGTGGTGCGGTCCGGGCCCTGCCCCGTGCGGTGCCGGCCTGCCGGCGGTGGTGCGTCAGCTCTCCGCGGCGTCGTCGCCCGCCTGCTCGGCGGCCTCGGCCGCGCGTGCCTTCTCGCGCATCTTCCGCACCAGCTCGGCCTTCTGGTCGGCCGCGTTCCGGCGGTCGAGGTTGCGGTGCGGACCGTTGTTCTGCCGTTCGGCGCGGGACTGCCTCTTGCGCTGGCCGCCGCCCTGGCCCACGGGGTTGTTGATGTTCTTGCTGTCGGTCACGGGTTCTCCCGGCAGGGGTGTGAAGTGGACTGCGGATCCCCGGTGGGGGAGGGGACGGGCGGCGTAGCCGGGGCCGTCACGCCCTCCCGTCGCCGGTCGGCGTGCGGAGGACGTACGGCCATGACGTTACCCCGTCGCGCCGGCTGGGCGCGCCGGCCCGTCAGCAGCCCGATGGGAAGGTGCGGGCCGCCCCGGCCGGGGCGCGGTGGCGGTGCGGGGCGCACCGGCGACGGGTCCGGATCACCCGCCTCACGACGGGGGCTCACCGCCGTGGCTTCCGCGGCCGGACGGTTGCGCGCCCGGCGCCGCCGTGTGGTCGGAGCGGGGTCTCAGCAGATAGGTGTCCATGATCCAGCCGTGCGCGGCCCGTGCCTTCGCGCGTGCCCGCCGGATGTCGTCGGCCACCTCTCCCAGCGGCCCGGCGATCAGGATCTCGTCGGGGGTGCCGATGTAGGCGCCCCAGTGGATCCAGGTCCCGTCGGCGTCGAAGTGCTGGAAGGACTCGTGCGCGTCGAGCATCACGACGATGTCGCTGTCCTCGTTGCCGACGGATTCGAGCGTCCCCAGGAGCCGTCGTCCCGGCGTGATGTGCAGGGGCCTGCCGACCCGGTTGAGGCTGATGCGATGGCGCGCCGCGAGTGCGGAGACACTGCTGATCCCCGGGATCACCTCGTAGCTGAACGCCACGTTCCCACGGGCCGTGATGTCCTCCAGGACGGCCAGGGTGCTGTCGTACAGCGAGGGGTCGCCCCACACGAGGAATGCTCCGCGTTCACCGGGCGCCAGCTCGTCGAGGATCAGCCGCTCGCAGACGTCGGCGCGCCGCCTGCGCCAGTCGTGGACTGCCTGCGTGTAGGCGGACGGCCGGTCCTGGGAGCGGTCGCGCCACGGGTCGTCCGCTTCGACGACGCGAAAGGGACCGGTGACGTGCTCGTCCAGCATGTCCCGCCGGAGCCGGACGAGGGAGTCCTTCTCGCGGCCCTTGTCGAGGATGAAGAAGACGTCGGTCGCGCGGAGGGCCTTCACAGCCCCGAGGGTCAGGTGGTCGGGGTCGCCGGATCCGATGCCGATGACCGCGAGGTGCCGGGTCCTGCCGTCCAATGTCGTGGTGCTCCTTGACCGTGTCGTCCGAGTGCTGTGGATCGTGGGTGGGCATAGGGGTTCTCTCCGAATCTGACCGCTTGCGCGGTGTCCGCGGGTCCGCGGCGACGGGCGCCTCGGGACACGGAAGTGTGGGGCTCACCGTCCTCGGTGTCCTCCTGCGCCCTCCCGGGGCCTGCCGGCGACACGGGCCGCGCGATGCAGGAGTTCGGGTGCGGAGGCGAGCAGCACGGCGAGAGGACGGCCGGGGCGGCCGGCCGGGTGCGCGGGCCCGGGCCGCCCGTCGGCGTCGAGAGCGGCGACGACCGCGGCGAGGAGAGCGGCCGTGTCCCGCAGCACGTCGCGCACCGCGCGCAACCGGGCTCCGAGCGCGCCCACCTGACGGTGCGTGGCCAGGAGGCGGGCGTAGTCGTCAGGGGTGAGGGCCACCATGGGTTTCCCGTCGACCGTGATGCACCGGGCGTTCCGCTTCGCCACCTGAGACCTCTCGTCGCCCTGGCGGCGGCCCGGCCGTCGGTGCGCCGCCGGCTCCTTCTCCGGTCGTGGTCGGCCGGGCCGGACGCCGACGCGTCCGGCCCGGCACGTGACGCGTCAGCCGTTGTCGGAGCTCAGTTCGCTCCTGACCTCACGCGCCGCGGCGACGAGGTTCTCCAGCGAGGCGCGGGTCTCGGTCCAGCCGCGGGTCTTGAGTCCGCAGTCGGGGTTGACCCAGAGCCGCTCGGCGGGGATGGCCTCCAGGCCCTTGCGCAGCAGTGAGGCGGCCTCCGCGGTGCTCGGGACGCGCGGCGAGTGGATGTCCCAGACACCGGGACCGGCCTCACGCGGGTAGCCGTGCTCGGCGAGTTCGCCCGCCACCTGCATGTGCGAGCGGGCGGCTTCCAGGCTGATGACGTCGGCGTCGAGGTCGTCGATGGCCTGGACGATGTCGCCGAACTCGGCGTAGCACATGTGGGTGTGGATCTGGGTGCCGGGCCGGACGCCGCTGGTGGAGAGGCGGAACGACTCCGTCGCCCAGTCGAGGTAGGCGGTGTGGTCGGCGGCGCGCAGCGGGAGGGTCTCCCTCAGGGCGGGTTCGTCGACCTGGATCACCGAGGTGCCGGCGGCTTCCAGGTCGTTCACCTCGTCGCGCAGGGCGAGGGCGACCTGCCGGGCGGTGTCGCCGAGCGGCTGGTCGTCGCGGACGAAGGACCAGGCGAGCATGGTGACAGGACCGGTGAGCATGCCCTTGACCGGCTTGGCCGTCTGCGCCTGGGCGTACGTGGTCCAGCGCACCGTCATGGGCTCGGGGCGGGAGATGTCGCCGGCCAGGATCGGCGGCCGGACGTAGCGGGTGCCGTAGGACTGGACCCAGCCGTGCTGTGTGGCGAAGTAGCCGGTGAGCTGCTCCGCGAAGTACTGGACCATGTCGTTGCGCTCGGGCTCGCCGTGGACCAGGACGTCGACGCCGGTCTTCTCCTGGAAGGAGAGGACCTCGCGGATCTCGTCCTTGATCCGCTCCTCGTAGCCCGCCGTGTCGATGCGTCCGGCGCGCAGGTCGGCGCGGGCGACGCGGAGTTCGTCGGTCTGCGGGAAGGAGCCGATCGTGGTGGTCGGCAGCAGGGGCAGGCCGAGGTGGGCGCGCTGGGCCGCGGCCCGCTCGGAGTAGGGCTGGGAGCGGCGGCCGTCCGCGTCGGTGACCGCCGCCGCGCGGGAGCGGACGGCCGGGTCGCGGGTGATGGGGGAGTCGGCGCGGGCGGCCAGGTCGGCTCGGTTGGCGGCGAGTTCGGCGGTGATCGCCTCGGTGCCGCGGGCCAGCCCCTTCGCGAGGGTGACGACCTCGGCGGTCTTCTGCCGCGCGAAGGCGAGCCAGCGCCGGACCTCCGGGTCGATGTCCTGCTCGGCGCTCGCGTCGAGCGGGACGTGCTGGAGCGAGCAGGAGGCGGCCACGTCGACGCGGTCGGCGAGACCGAGCAGGGTGCCGAGAGTCGCCAGGGACTTCTGGTGGTCGTTGATCCAGATGTTGCGGCCGTTCACGACACCCGCGACGAGCCGCTTGCCCGGCAGACCGCCGACCCACGCGAGATCGTCGAGGTTGGCGGCGGCGGAGTCGGTGAAGTCGAGGGCGAGGCCGTCCACGGGGGAGGCGGCGAGCACCTGGAGCGCGGCGCCGAGCCGGTCGAAGTAGGAGGCGACGAGCAGCTTGGGCCGGTCGGCCGGGTTGCCGAGGTCGCGGTAGGCACGGGCGGCGGCGTTCAGTTCGGCCGGGGTGCGGTCCTGGACGAGCGCCGGCTCGTCGAGCTGGACCCATTCGGCGCCGGCCGCGCGCAGGTCGGCGAGGACCTCGGCGTAGACGGGGAGAAGCCGGTCGAGGAGGGTGAGCGGGTCGAAGTCGGCGGCGACACCGGGAGCGGGCTTGGCGAGGAGGAGGTACGTGACGGGGCCGACGAGTACCGGACGGGCGGTCAGGCCGAGGGCGAGGGCTTCCTTCAGCTCGGCGACCTGCTTGGTGGAGTCGGCGGTGAAGACGGTGTCCGGGCCGAGTTCGGGGACCAGGTAGTGGTAGTTGGTGTCGAACCACTTGGTCATCTCCAGCGGAGCGACGTCCTGCGTGCCGCGGGCCATGGCGAAGTAGCCGTCGAGCGCGTCGGCCTCGACCGCGGCGCGGTGGCGTGCGGGGACAGCGCCGACCATGACACTGGTGTCCAGGACGTGGTCGTAGTACGAGAAGTCACCGGTCGGCACCTCGCTGATGCCGGCGTCGGCCAGCTGCTGCCAGTTCGTCCGGCGCAGTTCGGCGGTGGTGGCCCGGAGGGCGTCGGCGGTGACGCGGCCCTTCCAGTAGCCCTCGATGGCCTTCTTCAGTTCGCGGTTCCGACCCTGGCGGGGGTAGCCGTACACGGTGGCTCGTGCTGCCGCGGCTGCGGGCTTCGCTGTCACGGAACTCTCCTTCGCGAGATGTGTCCAGTACGTCCCGGACGACGAGACGCGGACGCGAAGGGAGAACGTCAGAACGCGCGGACCCCGCACGGGAGAACACCGTGCGTGCCGTTCGCTTGTACGCCGACCCGCCCACGAGGTCACCGGGATGTCCGCACGCGGAATGAGTCCGCGTACGGCAACGGGCAGGTCTTCGGACTCGCGGGCACGTCCACCGGATCCACCGGATGACACCTACTGGCCGTCGCTTCCCAGGACCTTGTCCGGTCCCAGTGCGTATGACGGCGGTCGTTCCCACTCACCGCTGCGGGGCAGTCCCGGATTCCCACCGGGTTCCCTCTTACGACGCATCCCGCCTGGCGGACGGGGCGAACCTGTTGCCCGGCCAGACTAGGGTGCGGGTCGCTCGGCGGCGAGCCCTTGCCCAC
It encodes the following:
- the metE gene encoding 5-methyltetrahydropteroyltriglutamate--homocysteine S-methyltransferase; the protein is MTAKPAAAAARATVYGYPRQGRNRELKKAIEGYWKGRVTADALRATTAELRRTNWQQLADAGISEVPTGDFSYYDHVLDTSVMVGAVPARHRAAVEADALDGYFAMARGTQDVAPLEMTKWFDTNYHYLVPELGPDTVFTADSTKQVAELKEALALGLTARPVLVGPVTYLLLAKPAPGVAADFDPLTLLDRLLPVYAEVLADLRAAGAEWVQLDEPALVQDRTPAELNAAARAYRDLGNPADRPKLLVASYFDRLGAALQVLAASPVDGLALDFTDSAAANLDDLAWVGGLPGKRLVAGVVNGRNIWINDHQKSLATLGTLLGLADRVDVAASCSLQHVPLDASAEQDIDPEVRRWLAFARQKTAEVVTLAKGLARGTEAITAELAANRADLAARADSPITRDPAVRSRAAAVTDADGRRSQPYSERAAAQRAHLGLPLLPTTTIGSFPQTDELRVARADLRAGRIDTAGYEERIKDEIREVLSFQEKTGVDVLVHGEPERNDMVQYFAEQLTGYFATQHGWVQSYGTRYVRPPILAGDISRPEPMTVRWTTYAQAQTAKPVKGMLTGPVTMLAWSFVRDDQPLGDTARQVALALRDEVNDLEAAGTSVIQVDEPALRETLPLRAADHTAYLDWATESFRLSTSGVRPGTQIHTHMCYAEFGDIVQAIDDLDADVISLEAARSHMQVAGELAEHGYPREAGPGVWDIHSPRVPSTAEAASLLRKGLEAIPAERLWVNPDCGLKTRGWTETRASLENLVAAAREVRSELSSDNG